In Kryptolebias marmoratus isolate JLee-2015 linkage group LG20, ASM164957v2, whole genome shotgun sequence, a genomic segment contains:
- the LOC108239443 gene encoding midnolin → MEQKGFCGFPPPQSAGEAGPCTGQPFMSLSITSTTGGPVELSVPRGETVDSLRTRISQKLSLQTDRMVLVHKDRLLTAGRLLEQGVRDGSKLTLVPAIETGLVCSSDKERKVMDMLEGLTEIQIDDFLSGRSPLTLSVGTGAHTMCVQLQLSQDTKKLQEDGDSEAQSSCEPTSDSPDSSSSGVFTPQASSPSPLSPHCSSHRPRTSFNSPKSVPPASCPSSLLRSPSDHAPPFPHLAFPLQPICPATGSITDPLSPAAASTVAEADVNAHLSKQPGAVIESFVSHSPGVFSGTFSGTLAPCSQSHVGHPRRGVAIILQILNDLLRAAYHHQEAPTPPPLHRSTTSNLPVSHPTAKEPCRARSRAPRTQRTALRGDERQLLPSSSEENKSLQSKLESLQLLMHQRRLRRRTRRCSHLHKATRPSLQRHNCP, encoded by the exons ATGGAGCAGAAGGGTTTCTGTGGTTTCCCTCCTCCACAGTCTGCAGGAGAGGCTGGACCCTGCACCGGTCAGCCCTTCATGAGTCTGTCTATCACTTCCACCACGGGTGGCCCGGTGGAGCTCTCTGTCCCCCGAGGAGAGACCGTGGACAGCCTGAGGACACGGATCTCCCAAAAACTCAGCCTGCAAACAGACAGGATGGTCCTGGTACACAAAGACAG GCTCCTGACTGCAGGGAGACTGCTGGAGCAGGGTGTCAGAGATGGCAGCAAACTGACTCTGGTTCCAGCCATCGAGACAGGTTTGGTG TGCTCGAGTGACAAGGAGAGAAAGGTGATGGACATGCTGGAAGGTTTAACAGAAATCCAG ATTGATGACTTCCTGTCGGGCCGCTCACCTCTGACCCTCAGCGTTGGAACCGGTGCCCACACCATGTGCGTGCAGCTCCAGCTGTCACAGGACACgaagaagctgcaggaggacgGGGACTCTGAAGCTCAGAGCAGCTGTGAGCCGACATCCGACAGCCCTGATTCTTCCTCCTCGGGTGTTTTTACCCCGCAGGCTTCCTCTCCGTCGCCCCTCTCCCCCCACTGCAGCTCACACAGACCCAGGACTTCCTTTAACTCGCCCAAAAGCGTCCCTCCTGCGAGCTGTCCCTCGTCTCTGCTTCGTTCGCCCTCTGACCACGCACCTCCTTTTCCACATCTTGCCTTTCCGCTGCAGCCGATCTGTCCAGCCACCGGCTCCATCACGGACCCCCTGAGCCCAGCAGCTGCTTCCACCGTGGCAGAG GCTGATGTTAACGCACATCTGTCCAAGCAGCCGGGAGCAGTCATCGAAAGTTTTGTGAGCCACTCTCCGGGTGTCTTCTCTGGGACATTTTCTG GGACCCTGGCCCCTTGCAGTCAGAGCCACGTCGGCCACCCCCGCCGAGGCGTTGCCATCATTCTCCAAATCCTGAACGACCTCCTCAGAGCTGCCTACCACCACCAGGAGGCtccaactcctcctcctcttcatcgcaGTACTACCTCAAACCTTCCCGTCAGCCATCCCACAGCAAAGGAGCCCTGCAGGGCAAGAAGCAGAGCACCACGGACCCAGAGGACGGCACTCAGGG gagaCGAGAGACAACTGCTGCCTTCATCttcagaggaaaacaaatcGCTGCAGAGTAAGTTAGAGAGTCTCCAGCTGCTGATGCATCAGAGGCGTCTCCGCAGGCGGACGCGGAGGTGTTCACACCTTCATAAAGCCACTCGTCCAAGCCTGCAGCGCCACAATTGTCCCTAA
- the cirbpa gene encoding cold inducible RNA binding protein a isoform X3, which produces MSDEGKLFVGGLSFESTEDSLSAAFIKYGPIEKVDVIRDKETGRSRGFGFVKFENVEDAKDALDAMNGKTLDGRAIRVDEAGKGGRPRGGFGSGPRGGRFSGPRGGGYNSDRGYGERSYGDRSFGGDRSFGGGGGGYRTGGYSSGGYRESRSQGGGYGDRSGSYRDGYDSYAHE; this is translated from the exons ATGTCGGACGAGGGTAAACTGTTCGTCGGAGGTCTGAGCTTCGAGTCGACCGAGGACTCTTTGTCCGCGGCCTTCATCAAATACGGACCCATCGAAAAGG tggaTGTGATCAGAGACAAAGAGACTGGAAGATCACGTGGGTTCGGCTTTGTGAAATTTGAAAACGTTGAGGACGCCAAGGATGCGTTGGACGCCATGAACGGAAAG ACCCTGGATGGACGTGCAATTCGCGTGGACGAGGCAGGAAAAGGTGGACGGCCGAGAGGAGGCTTTGGATCCGGCCCAAGGGGTGGAAGATTCAGTGGACCCAGAGGGG GTGGATACAACAGTGACAGGGGGTATGGAGAGAGGAGTTATGGTGACAGGAGCTTCGGTGGTGATAGGAGTTTTGGTGGTGGTGGCGGCGGATACAGAACTGGGGGTTATTCCTCAGGTGGCTATAGGGAAAGCAG GAGCCAGGGTGGCGGATATGGTGACCGCTCTGGATCCTATCGCGACGGATATGACAGTTACG CACACGAGTAA
- the cirbpa gene encoding cold inducible RNA binding protein a isoform X2, whose translation MSDEGKLFVGGLSFESTEDSLSAAFIKYGPIEKVDVIRDKETGRSRGFGFVKFENVEDAKDALDAMNGKTLDGRAIRVDEAGKGGRPRGGFGSGPRGGRFSGPRGGRGGRGFSRGGYNSDRGYGERSYGDRSFGGDRSFGGGGGGYRTGGYSSGGYRESRSQGGGYGDRSGSYRDGYDSYE comes from the exons ATGTCGGACGAGGGTAAACTGTTCGTCGGAGGTCTGAGCTTCGAGTCGACCGAGGACTCTTTGTCCGCGGCCTTCATCAAATACGGACCCATCGAAAAGG tggaTGTGATCAGAGACAAAGAGACTGGAAGATCACGTGGGTTCGGCTTTGTGAAATTTGAAAACGTTGAGGACGCCAAGGATGCGTTGGACGCCATGAACGGAAAG ACCCTGGATGGACGTGCAATTCGCGTGGACGAGGCAGGAAAAGGTGGACGGCCGAGAGGAGGCTTTGGATCCGGCCCAAGGGGTGGAAGATTCAGTGGACCCAGAGGGGGTAGGGGCGGACGTGGTTTCTCCAGAG GTGGATACAACAGTGACAGGGGGTATGGAGAGAGGAGTTATGGTGACAGGAGCTTCGGTGGTGATAGGAGTTTTGGTGGTGGTGGCGGCGGATACAGAACTGGGGGTTATTCCTCAGGTGGCTATAGGGAAAGCAG GAGCCAGGGTGGCGGATATGGTGACCGCTCTGGATCCTATCGCGACGGATATGACAGTTACG AGTGA
- the ndufa13 gene encoding NADH dehydrogenase [ubiquinone] 1 alpha subcomplex subunit 13: MSASKVKQDMPPQGGYAPFDYKRNIPKRGLSGYGMFGVGIGILVFGYWRLFRWNRERRRFTIEELEARIALMPLMQAEKDRRVLRMLRENLEEEAIIMKDVPGWKVGETVFHTDRWVTPITDELFNLRTNEERIHQKFGFTRY, encoded by the exons ATGTCGGCGTCCAAGGTGAAGCAGGACATGCCTCCTCAGGGAGGCTACGCTCCCTTTGATTACAAGAGAAACATACCGAAGCGCGGACTTTCGG GATACGGTATGTTTGGTGTCGGCATCGGCATTTTGGTGTTTGGTTACTGGCGGCTGTTTAGGTGGAACAGAGAGAGGAG GCGCTTCACGATTGAGGAGCTGGAGGCGAGAATCGCGCTCATGCCTCTGATGCAGGCAGAGAAGGACCGGAG agttttaaggaTGCTGAGAGAAAACTTAGAAGAGGAGGCGATTATTATGAAAGACGTTCCAGGTTGgaag GTTGGTGAAACGGTCTTCCACACAGACCGCTGGGTCACACCAATTACAGACGAGCTTTTTAATCTCCGGACAAATGAGGAGCGTATACACCAAAAGTTTGGCTTCACGAGGTACTAG
- the cirbpa gene encoding cold inducible RNA binding protein a isoform X1 — protein MSDEGKLFVGGLSFESTEDSLSAAFIKYGPIEKVDVIRDKETGRSRGFGFVKFENVEDAKDALDAMNGKTLDGRAIRVDEAGKGGRPRGGFGSGPRGGRFSGPRGGRGGRGFSRGGYNSDRGYGERSYGDRSFGGDRSFGGGGGGYRTGGYSSGGYRESRSQGGGYGDRSGSYRDGYDSYAHE, from the exons ATGTCGGACGAGGGTAAACTGTTCGTCGGAGGTCTGAGCTTCGAGTCGACCGAGGACTCTTTGTCCGCGGCCTTCATCAAATACGGACCCATCGAAAAGG tggaTGTGATCAGAGACAAAGAGACTGGAAGATCACGTGGGTTCGGCTTTGTGAAATTTGAAAACGTTGAGGACGCCAAGGATGCGTTGGACGCCATGAACGGAAAG ACCCTGGATGGACGTGCAATTCGCGTGGACGAGGCAGGAAAAGGTGGACGGCCGAGAGGAGGCTTTGGATCCGGCCCAAGGGGTGGAAGATTCAGTGGACCCAGAGGGGGTAGGGGCGGACGTGGTTTCTCCAGAG GTGGATACAACAGTGACAGGGGGTATGGAGAGAGGAGTTATGGTGACAGGAGCTTCGGTGGTGATAGGAGTTTTGGTGGTGGTGGCGGCGGATACAGAACTGGGGGTTATTCCTCAGGTGGCTATAGGGAAAGCAG GAGCCAGGGTGGCGGATATGGTGACCGCTCTGGATCCTATCGCGACGGATATGACAGTTACG CACACGAGTAA